One Misgurnus anguillicaudatus chromosome 19, ASM2758022v2, whole genome shotgun sequence genomic region harbors:
- the gtf2f1 gene encoding general transcription factor IIF subunit 1, with the protein MTSLGSSSSSTTTEYTVRVPKNTSKKYNIMAFNAGDKVSCSTWTQARMERDMSNRRIYGEEETAEGAAGSEFGKKQREEARRRKYGIITKEFKVEDQPWILKVNGKAGRRFKGLKKGGVTENASYYIFTQSADGAFEAFPVNAWYNFTPQAKHRTLTAEEAEEEWDRRNKVVNHFSIMLQRRLREQERGDDDDEEGEKGGKKKKKKGGKGGDLRIHDLEDDLEMSSNDSDGSMGEDGEDKSKAKKEKGPKGKGKKKKKKGSDLEGFEDSDDGDFEGLEVDYMSDESSSEDEELEKTKPNKGEDVPKGIDEATDSEDESEEENKNEEEAKEEEEEEDGKKTPVQVEKKKKKDSSGESDTSEDSDIEGEAASALFMMKKRTPPKRGAGRGSAGSSKTGSRPGTPSIDNAATSSTLRAAATKLEQGKRQTAVSTSETPAAKRLKMEPSPQSSSGKSTPQPTSGKSTPSASDVQLTEDAVRRYLIRKPMTTKDLLKKFQTKRTGLSSEQTVNVLAQILKRLNPERKNINDKMHFYLTE; encoded by the exons ATGACGTCATTG GGAAGCAGTAGTTCCTCCACTACAACGGAGTACACTGTACGAGTGCCAAA AAACACcagtaaaaaatacaacataatgGCTTTCAATGCTGGTGATAAAGTCAGCTGTTCCACGTGGACTCAG GCCCGTATGGAGAGAGATATGAGTAATAGACGTATATATGGAGAGGAGGAGACTGCAGAGGGGGCAGCAGGTAGCGAGTTTGGAAAGAAACAGAGAGAGGAAGCACGGAGGAGGAAGTATGGCATTATTACAAAGGAGTTCAAAGTAGAAGACCAGCCATGGATCCTTAAAGTTAATGGCAAGGCAGGAAGAAG ATTCAAGGGTCTGAAAAAAGGCGGAGTGACGGAGAATGCTTCCTACTACATTTTCACGCAGTCTGCTGATGGCGCCTTTGAGGCGTTTCCCGTGAATGCCTGGTACAACTTCACACCACAGGCCAAGCACCGAACGCTCACAGCCGAGGAGGCTGAGGAAGAGTGGGA caGGAGGAACAAAGTAGTCAACCACTTCAGTATCATGCTTCAGCGGCGTCTCCGAGAACAGGAGCGAggggatgatgatgatgaagagggagagaaaggagggaagaaaaagaaaaagaagggAGGCAAGGGAGGAGACCTGCGCATACATGACTTGGAGGATGATTTGGAAATGAGCAGCAATGATAGCGACGGAAGCATGGGAGAGG ATGGGGAGGACAAGTCAAAAGCCAAGAAGGAAAAAGGCCCTAAAGGCAAggggaagaagaagaagaaaaagggCAGCGATTTGGAAGGCTTTGAGGATAGTGATGATGGTGACTTTGAAGGCTTGGAGGTGGACTACATGTCTGATGAGAGCAG CTCTGAAGATGAGGAGCTAGAGAAGACAAAGCCAAATAAAGGAGAAGATGTACCTAAAG GGATTGATGAAGCTACTGATAGTGAGGATGAGAGTGAAGAAGAAAACAAGAATGAGGAGGAAGCAaaggaggaagaagaggaggaagatGGGAAGAAGACACCAGTTCAGGTggaaaagaagaaaaagaaag ACAGTAGTGGAGAATCTGATACCTCAGAGGACAGCGATATTGAGGGAGAGGCAGCTTCAGCACTGTTTATGATG AAGAAACGCACACCTCCCAAGCGAGGGGCCGGCCGTGGCTCGGCTGGTAGTTCAAAAACAGGAAGTCGACCCGGAACGCCTTCTATCGACAACGCTGCCACTTCCAGTACTCTCCGTGCCGCTGCTACCAAACTGGAGCAGG GTAAGCGCCAGACTGCGGTGTCCACTTCAGAGACTCCAGCTGCTAAGAGACTGAAGATGGAGCCCAGCCCTCAGAGCTCCTCTGGAAAGAGCACTCCACAGCCCACATCAGGGAAATCCACCCCCAGCGCCAG TGACGTGCAGCTGACGGAGGATGCCGTACGCAGGTATCTCATCAGGAAGCCCATGACTACTAAAGATCTGCTGAAGAAGTTCCAGACCAAGCGTACAGGCCTCAGCAGCGAGCAGACGGTCAATGTTCTCGCCCAGATCTTAAAGAGGCTAAACCCTGAGAGGAAGAACATCAATGATAAGATGCATTTCTACCTCACCGAATGA
- the alkbh7 gene encoding alpha-ketoglutarate-dependent dioxygenase alkB homolog 7, mitochondrial, translating to MKLLIRVAKQAQRTSLQRIVFSRFASDSSPLAKGPESTEECRWLCGSSQEILTAVRGQVEVRENFISEEEEDAIFKEVEPGLRKKRYEFDHWDDAIHGYKETERLQWGDACEKILRRVREVAFPKGSPLLGPVHVLDLAKTGYIKPHVDSVKFCGSTIAGLNLLSDSIMRLVPENNSTDWVHLLLSRRSLYILRDDARFKFTHEILKDEESFFSGQKVPRHRRISVICRNLPV from the exons ATGAAACTACTGATTAGAGTGGCAAAACAAGCCCAAAGGACATCTCTCCAACGCATCGTATTTTCTAGGTTTGCATCAGACAGTTCACCGCTAGCAAAAGGCCCTGAAAGCACAGAGGAGTGTAGGTGGTTGTGTGGGTCGTCGCAGGAGATTTTGACCGCAGTGCGCGGACAGGTTGAAGTCAGGGAGAACTTCATTAgtgaggaagaggaggatgCTATTTTTAAAGAAGTAGAACCAGGACTTAGAAAAAAGCGATATGAATTTGACCACTGGGATGAT GCCATCCACGGCTATAAGGAAACAGAGCGCCTCCAGTGGGGAGATGCTTGTGAAAAAATCCTAAGGCGGGTCAGAGAAGTTGCATTTCCCAAGGGCAGTCCACTGCTTGGGCCTGTTCATGTTCTTGACCTGGCCAAAACAGGCTACATCAAACCCCACGTCGACAGTGTAAAGTTCTG TGGAAGCACCATTGCAGGATTGAACCTGTTGTCTGACAGTATTATGCGACTGGTCCCAGAGAATAATTCAACAGACTGGGTGCACTTGCTTTTGAGTCGTCgttcactttatatattgag GGATGATGCTAGGTTTAAATTCACACATGAAATCCTGAAAGATGAAGAGTCCTTTTTCTCAGGACAGAAGGTCCCACGGCATCGGCGCATTTCTGTGATTTGTCGAAATCTGCCAGTTTAA